The Neorhodopirellula lusitana genome contains a region encoding:
- a CDS encoding MFS transporter: protein MTPNPTRPIAVLFLFAFLTSASYVLTSALGVSWYLGRVGASALPVVLAASAVAVVFVSSLTYAAISSVRTRRCLVICWSLMLVVSIILSLRLQTSGHSVYLLGLLYVLGEIRGCLNTVFLTTLATDQFNHSSSKRPYAMVAAGAPTAGIVVGLMMGYDPSHFSDVRFIQVIAGLDAAVLLLALFLPRSHTSTDNRAAPANANSASDEKESGPVIEQSDVYRFRFSLAMLLVMETAVLTLIGFQWKYAVSEYLHENETAMIAYFAMYYAATDILILSFQLAVAGRMLDRFGIGVALVGYPLLLACTGAVALFTQLIWSWFVLMTLTRGLDVVRRSLHDPSLSAAFALFHAKTRRKVIVFVKGVCKPTAEVITSILLLLYADGLGFQRFTIYWWCLLIPWIIAAWTVSRIYRSYHPSPGNASDEKCRNFNHNNTAAQEYREQEHREQSKQLGQRPHLNDSQR, encoded by the coding sequence GTGACACCTAACCCAACTCGTCCGATTGCAGTGCTGTTTCTGTTTGCATTTTTGACGTCGGCGTCCTACGTACTCACCAGCGCACTCGGCGTCAGCTGGTACCTGGGACGCGTCGGGGCGAGTGCGTTACCCGTTGTATTGGCAGCCTCAGCGGTTGCTGTCGTGTTTGTATCGTCATTGACCTACGCGGCCATCTCGTCGGTTCGCACCCGACGCTGTCTTGTGATCTGTTGGTCACTCATGCTAGTGGTCTCGATCATCTTGTCACTGCGTTTGCAAACCTCCGGACATTCCGTCTATCTACTTGGATTGCTCTACGTTCTTGGTGAAATCCGTGGATGTTTGAACACGGTTTTCTTGACCACCTTGGCGACCGACCAGTTCAACCACTCAAGCTCCAAACGCCCCTATGCGATGGTTGCGGCGGGTGCGCCGACCGCCGGCATCGTGGTTGGACTGATGATGGGATACGACCCGTCACACTTCAGTGACGTGCGGTTCATTCAAGTCATTGCCGGCCTGGATGCCGCCGTACTCTTACTCGCTCTGTTCCTGCCCCGCAGCCACACCTCAACCGACAACCGAGCCGCCCCGGCAAACGCGAATTCAGCTTCAGACGAAAAGGAATCAGGTCCGGTCATCGAGCAAAGCGACGTGTACCGTTTCCGCTTCAGCCTAGCCATGCTGCTAGTGATGGAAACCGCCGTGCTCACACTAATCGGCTTTCAATGGAAGTACGCCGTTTCGGAATATCTGCACGAAAACGAAACAGCGATGATCGCCTATTTCGCGATGTACTACGCAGCTACCGACATTTTGATTCTGTCGTTTCAACTGGCGGTTGCCGGGCGAATGCTTGATCGCTTTGGCATCGGGGTGGCACTAGTGGGTTATCCGTTACTGCTAGCTTGCACCGGAGCGGTGGCCTTATTCACCCAATTAATCTGGTCGTGGTTCGTCTTGATGACGCTCACCCGTGGCTTGGATGTTGTCAGACGCTCACTCCACGATCCCTCGCTATCGGCAGCCTTTGCGTTGTTCCACGCCAAGACACGACGAAAGGTGATCGTATTTGTCAAAGGAGTCTGCAAACCGACTGCCGAAGTGATCACCTCGATACTCCTGTTACTCTACGCCGACGGGTTGGGATTCCAGCGATTCACTATCTATTGGTGGTGCCTGCTAATCCCTTGGATCATCGCGGCCTGGACGGTCAGTCGCATCTACCGTTCTTACCATCCAAGCCCCGGCAACGCGTCCGACGAGAAGTGCCGCAACTTCAATCACAACAACACCGCAGCACAAGAATACCGCGAACAAGAACACCGCGAGCAATCGAAACAGCTTGGCCAACGCCCTCACTTAAACGACAGCCAACGGTAG
- the lhgO gene encoding L-2-hydroxyglutarate oxidase, giving the protein MKQPARIVIGGGIVGLATALQWVQSQPGLPLTVIEAEPELARHQSGHNSGVIHSGIYYRPGSEKARLCIEGKTLMEAFCKKHGIRTEKCGKVIVATSSSELSELEKLVQRGQENGVPLRRIHTDELRRLEPDVAGLAAIHVPSTGIVDYRQVCSALRDQIQQLGGTVRLSKRVDRIDYDDHSVRIGIADGSEFQATEAIVCAGLHSDRLYQLASCSALGTDKPRHDGIRIIPFRGEYYELVPERRSLVRNLIYPVPDPRYPFLGVHFTRMIGSAGSGHDPVECGPNAVLALSRHGYTWSDLNRSDLMETLRFSGFHRLAWNHWRMGLGEIHRSLRKSVFVKSLQRLIPAIRTEDLVRARSGVRAQAVAEDGSMVDDFLFRQTPRMTHVLNAPSPAATASLAIAKRIVQLHTAQ; this is encoded by the coding sequence ATGAAGCAGCCGGCCCGAATCGTGATCGGCGGCGGCATCGTTGGCTTAGCCACCGCCCTGCAGTGGGTGCAAAGCCAACCTGGACTGCCGCTGACCGTCATCGAAGCTGAACCCGAACTGGCACGCCACCAGAGCGGACACAATTCCGGTGTGATTCACTCTGGCATCTATTATCGACCAGGCAGTGAGAAGGCACGGCTGTGTATCGAGGGCAAGACGCTAATGGAAGCGTTCTGCAAAAAGCACGGTATTCGCACCGAAAAATGTGGAAAAGTGATCGTTGCGACTTCCTCGTCGGAGCTTAGTGAGCTGGAAAAACTGGTTCAGCGAGGTCAAGAAAACGGAGTCCCATTGCGACGCATTCACACCGACGAGCTGCGCCGACTTGAACCGGATGTCGCCGGCTTGGCGGCAATTCACGTCCCGAGCACCGGCATCGTTGACTACCGACAAGTATGCAGTGCCTTACGCGACCAGATCCAACAACTCGGTGGAACCGTTCGCTTATCCAAACGTGTCGATCGCATTGACTATGACGATCATTCGGTTCGAATCGGTATTGCCGATGGCTCCGAGTTTCAAGCCACCGAAGCAATCGTCTGCGCCGGCCTTCATAGCGATCGCTTGTATCAGCTAGCCAGCTGTTCCGCCTTGGGAACCGACAAGCCGCGACACGACGGAATTCGGATCATCCCCTTCCGCGGTGAGTATTATGAATTGGTTCCTGAACGGCGATCACTTGTCCGCAATCTAATCTATCCCGTGCCCGATCCACGATATCCATTTTTGGGCGTGCACTTCACCAGGATGATTGGCTCGGCTGGATCCGGTCACGATCCTGTGGAATGCGGCCCCAACGCGGTGTTGGCACTTTCACGTCATGGTTACACTTGGAGCGACTTGAATCGATCTGATTTGATGGAAACGTTGCGATTCAGCGGATTTCATCGTTTGGCGTGGAATCACTGGCGAATGGGTCTAGGTGAGATTCATCGGTCACTCCGCAAGTCCGTTTTCGTTAAATCGCTTCAGCGTTTGATTCCAGCGATACGCACCGAAGACTTGGTCCGTGCTCGATCAGGAGTACGAGCCCAAGCGGTTGCGGAAGACGGATCGATGGTAGACGACTTCCTGTTCCGCCAGACGCCTCGAATGACACATGTCTTGAATGCCCCCAGCCCGGCGGCGACCGCATCGCTGGCGATCGCCAAACGCATTGTCCAACTTCACACCGCTCAATAG
- a CDS encoding HD-GYP domain-containing protein, translating into MNQAALAARGKSDMVSLPIDELQVGAICRFPLEDDNGLLLLGAGTAITADLIRGLQDREIAELAVRADEVETLRRQSDGTAGARRGPPKSSRSASQKFQAEHPSKWPKGVPLKQNLVDRHDEPYNNSRREVLRSHVKLARDQFEKIGIELADSKLKTIEALSDLSAAFATAILDDHDQTIADVVAAEPSMSLTDRSVKLGVLGMAIGTEMGLDGPSILEIGTAGLLHDIGLRTMDPALTVPGRGPLDDEEMWQYRKHPMVSSTCLQETSKISHAVLSTIEQVHEQYDGSGYPFGIVGKRVNLYARILNVADTYLRLTLGTSFRQALVPHDALGLLLHLAQHQVFDPEVIRAFLRVESLFPLGSRVKLEDEVIACVIRRPRSGYAYPVLQTSDGTRIDLQNQTEAMLQPIADPQCNQTRLPQNMMQALRWSPADELVFE; encoded by the coding sequence ATGAATCAAGCAGCTCTCGCTGCGAGGGGGAAAAGCGACATGGTGTCGTTACCGATTGATGAACTTCAAGTTGGTGCGATTTGTCGCTTCCCGCTTGAAGATGATAACGGTTTACTACTACTGGGCGCTGGCACGGCGATCACTGCGGATTTGATTCGCGGGTTACAAGATCGTGAAATCGCAGAGCTGGCCGTCCGCGCAGACGAAGTCGAAACACTGCGGCGTCAGTCCGATGGGACCGCAGGGGCACGTCGTGGACCACCAAAGTCTTCACGGTCGGCAAGTCAGAAGTTCCAGGCCGAGCATCCGTCCAAGTGGCCCAAGGGCGTGCCCTTGAAGCAAAACTTGGTGGATCGGCATGACGAGCCTTACAACAACTCACGCCGTGAAGTCTTGCGAAGTCACGTTAAGCTCGCTCGTGATCAATTCGAGAAAATTGGCATCGAACTGGCTGATTCCAAGCTGAAGACGATTGAAGCTTTGTCGGATTTATCCGCTGCGTTTGCGACAGCGATCCTAGATGATCATGATCAAACGATCGCCGATGTCGTCGCCGCTGAACCGTCAATGTCCTTAACTGACCGCAGTGTCAAGTTGGGCGTGCTGGGAATGGCGATCGGTACAGAGATGGGGCTCGATGGTCCTTCGATTCTAGAAATTGGCACCGCCGGTTTGCTGCATGATATCGGCCTGCGGACGATGGACCCGGCCTTAACGGTCCCGGGACGAGGCCCACTCGACGATGAAGAAATGTGGCAGTACCGCAAGCACCCGATGGTCTCATCGACATGCCTGCAAGAGACATCCAAAATCTCGCATGCCGTGCTCAGTACGATAGAACAGGTTCACGAGCAATATGATGGATCGGGATACCCGTTCGGAATCGTGGGCAAACGAGTCAATCTATATGCTCGTATTTTGAACGTCGCAGATACGTATCTGCGTCTGACGTTGGGAACAAGTTTTCGTCAGGCACTCGTTCCGCACGACGCGTTGGGTTTGCTGTTGCATCTCGCGCAGCATCAAGTGTTTGATCCGGAAGTGATTCGCGCGTTCTTGCGGGTGGAATCGCTCTTTCCATTGGGCAGCAGGGTCAAGTTGGAAGATGAGGTCATTGCCTGTGTCATCCGGCGGCCGCGTAGTGGATACGCCTACCCTGTTTTGCAAACCAGTGATGGAACACGCATTGATTTGCAAAATCAGACGGAAGCAATGCTGCAGCCGATCGCTGATCCACAATGCAACCAAACCCGTTTACCACAAAACATGATGCAAGCTTTGCGTTGGAGTCCCGCCGACGAGCTTGTGTTTGAATAG
- the ccsA gene encoding cytochrome c biogenesis protein, which translates to MATVTNQFPTDARSDADGWIHPKAGAGVLAALGSLKFTVALFALSLILVLVGTLAQDQLNMQEVKARYFLSWVAMMHIDDFFPQAFYRHDKAIPGIIPFPGGAMIGLLLMVNLVAAKITRFHLQAKGTKLIAGLAFLATGIAIAGLIVFLGQNDEGLQGTPPISYDKLWALILAVLAVSSVGCALAATTAKTQVFRWCGFVAAALLAIYVVYSLSSGYRIGDPGLRIVWQLAKGVGAGLVMLVGCQMAFGKQGGNVLLHLGVGLLMVGQFAFGDRQTEQRLSLIEGQSTNTFVNLDEVELQLIRTEDEVQQVTAVPASRLIRSADENSVITHDGLPIKIKTIAFYENSSLGDVPEDNPADHGFGLEVGAKEVEKSGGASMSINLPSAYIELINADTDESLGKFLVTQQLNDREMLAPDGKTKDLLDSVDVKTKSGEEQTYQIGLRLHREVKPYWIQLDDVRRINWSGSDTPRDYSSFIRIVDPELDIDRKERVWMNNPLRYRGETFYQSNYTALPGGKELTGIQVVRNSGWLIPYVACSITALGMLVHFWGTLSRFISRRRRETAQMLAKQDPFNGDPSTDGDKTSKLSASQRQSIPVVLWLSTVAALVIYCLLPVTSIQNARRPSERDQKFDYAAAGRIPVQVGGRVMPLDAYSRQTLKAMTNKDRLPMDKAPSKIRDRVGDEKMSAVQWLMEVATDTEEIRRLPMFRIDAEQIRSELDLERRESKLYSLQEIGESIDRFSELVDEARQKDPKKQDFKDKKLIELDMRTRQYTLAAASFRLPVPKDFPAEFFPEGTSEQTRQLFALRRLEQEMQDLGRMKPPGLIPPDREEAFSTEKQPQWSAFAPAFFDMAKNGLTEDDTPAGIRSFGEMIRAYGNEDPMLFNKAVDDHLAAVQSYPIAGYDHFAVSLERWLGGAAPTAVATGLYILAFILGLIAMAINSPRMTTAVWGTLVIAFVVHTIVIASRVYITGRAPVINLYSSAIFVGWAAVLFGIVIERIFRVGTGNLLAGLAGILTLRVADYLTLNVGQAETMGVLQAVLDTQFWLTTHVISVSLGYVATMVAGTLGAGYLISGWVGASDRFRRDLYRVIYGASCFGILFSFVGTVLGGLWADDSWGRFWGWDPKENGALLIVIWNALMLHARWDGMVKAHGFSLLAIGGNIITAWSWFGTNELGIGLHSYGFTEGMLFNLAMFFAVQAAFIVAGLIVGGNRKTSDPSLE; encoded by the coding sequence ATGGCTACCGTCACCAATCAATTTCCGACCGACGCTCGTTCCGATGCCGACGGATGGATTCACCCCAAGGCTGGTGCAGGCGTCCTGGCAGCACTTGGTTCGCTGAAGTTTACCGTCGCGTTGTTCGCCTTGTCGCTGATCCTGGTGTTGGTCGGAACACTGGCGCAAGACCAACTGAACATGCAAGAAGTGAAGGCACGATACTTCTTGTCATGGGTCGCCATGATGCACATCGACGACTTTTTCCCTCAAGCGTTCTACCGCCATGACAAGGCAATCCCAGGAATCATCCCGTTCCCGGGCGGGGCGATGATCGGGCTCCTGTTGATGGTGAACTTGGTTGCCGCCAAGATCACTCGGTTTCACCTGCAAGCCAAAGGCACCAAACTGATCGCCGGACTTGCATTTTTGGCAACTGGCATCGCCATTGCTGGACTGATCGTATTCTTGGGTCAAAACGACGAAGGACTTCAGGGAACGCCACCGATTTCGTACGACAAACTCTGGGCATTGATCCTTGCCGTCCTGGCGGTGAGTTCCGTCGGATGTGCCTTGGCGGCGACAACCGCAAAGACGCAAGTGTTTCGTTGGTGCGGTTTCGTAGCCGCCGCTTTGCTAGCGATCTATGTCGTGTACTCACTGTCGTCGGGCTATCGAATCGGAGATCCAGGCCTTCGAATTGTGTGGCAACTCGCCAAAGGAGTCGGTGCAGGACTCGTCATGCTGGTCGGCTGCCAGATGGCGTTCGGCAAACAGGGCGGTAACGTGCTGTTGCACTTGGGCGTGGGTCTGTTGATGGTCGGCCAATTCGCATTTGGTGACCGGCAAACCGAACAACGATTGAGCTTGATCGAAGGTCAATCGACGAACACGTTCGTCAATCTTGACGAAGTCGAACTGCAATTGATTCGAACCGAAGATGAAGTCCAGCAAGTGACCGCCGTCCCAGCGTCTCGCCTCATTCGTTCGGCTGACGAAAACAGCGTGATCACCCATGACGGCTTGCCGATCAAAATTAAAACAATCGCATTCTATGAAAACTCTTCGCTCGGTGACGTCCCCGAAGACAATCCCGCCGATCACGGATTCGGCTTGGAAGTGGGTGCGAAGGAAGTTGAAAAGTCCGGCGGCGCGTCGATGTCGATCAACCTTCCTTCCGCCTATATCGAACTGATCAATGCCGACACAGACGAGTCGCTCGGCAAGTTCTTGGTTACCCAACAACTCAATGATCGCGAGATGCTGGCTCCCGATGGCAAGACCAAAGACTTGCTCGATTCCGTCGACGTGAAAACGAAATCAGGTGAGGAGCAAACCTACCAAATCGGCTTACGACTGCACCGCGAAGTGAAGCCCTATTGGATTCAACTGGACGACGTTCGCCGCATCAACTGGAGCGGTTCAGACACGCCTCGTGACTATTCGTCATTCATTCGCATCGTCGATCCGGAGTTGGATATCGATCGCAAAGAGCGAGTATGGATGAACAACCCGCTTCGCTATCGCGGCGAAACCTTCTATCAATCCAACTACACCGCACTACCAGGCGGCAAGGAACTCACCGGTATCCAAGTCGTTCGCAATTCAGGCTGGTTGATTCCGTACGTTGCTTGCAGCATCACCGCACTGGGAATGTTGGTTCACTTCTGGGGAACGCTGTCCCGTTTCATCTCACGCCGCCGCCGCGAAACCGCACAGATGCTGGCTAAGCAAGACCCGTTCAACGGCGATCCTTCGACTGACGGTGACAAGACAAGTAAATTGTCGGCCAGCCAACGCCAATCGATTCCGGTCGTGCTGTGGCTTTCCACCGTCGCGGCCTTGGTCATCTATTGCCTGTTGCCCGTCACTTCGATTCAGAATGCTCGGCGGCCAAGTGAACGTGACCAGAAATTTGACTACGCAGCAGCAGGCCGGATCCCAGTCCAAGTTGGCGGGCGGGTGATGCCGCTGGATGCGTACTCACGTCAAACCCTGAAGGCGATGACGAATAAGGATCGCCTCCCCATGGACAAAGCACCCAGCAAGATTCGCGACCGAGTGGGCGACGAAAAAATGTCGGCGGTTCAGTGGCTGATGGAAGTCGCCACCGACACGGAAGAGATTCGCCGTTTGCCAATGTTCCGAATTGATGCTGAGCAGATCCGGTCCGAACTCGATTTAGAACGACGTGAAAGCAAGCTGTATTCGCTACAGGAGATTGGCGAAAGCATCGATCGGTTCAGTGAACTGGTTGACGAAGCTCGCCAGAAGGATCCTAAAAAACAGGACTTCAAAGACAAGAAGCTGATCGAACTGGATATGCGAACACGGCAGTACACGCTGGCGGCGGCATCGTTTCGGTTACCGGTCCCCAAGGACTTCCCCGCCGAGTTCTTCCCTGAAGGCACCAGCGAGCAAACACGGCAGCTGTTTGCACTGCGTCGACTCGAACAAGAGATGCAAGACCTTGGCCGGATGAAGCCGCCAGGGTTGATCCCGCCAGACCGCGAGGAAGCCTTTTCGACGGAGAAACAACCCCAGTGGTCGGCCTTCGCCCCAGCCTTCTTTGACATGGCGAAGAACGGACTCACCGAAGATGACACACCCGCAGGCATCCGTTCATTCGGCGAGATGATTCGGGCCTACGGCAACGAAGATCCGATGCTCTTTAACAAAGCGGTCGACGACCACCTGGCTGCGGTGCAGTCCTATCCGATTGCCGGCTACGACCACTTCGCCGTCTCACTGGAACGCTGGCTGGGCGGAGCGGCACCGACCGCGGTTGCCACCGGGCTGTACATCCTGGCATTCATCCTGGGCCTGATTGCGATGGCGATCAACTCGCCTCGCATGACCACTGCGGTCTGGGGAACCCTGGTGATCGCGTTTGTTGTTCACACGATTGTGATTGCATCTCGCGTTTACATCACGGGACGAGCACCAGTCATCAACCTGTATTCCTCTGCCATTTTCGTTGGCTGGGCGGCAGTGCTATTTGGGATCGTCATCGAGCGTATCTTCCGCGTCGGCACTGGCAACTTGTTGGCGGGTTTGGCAGGCATTCTGACGCTTCGTGTTGCGGACTACCTGACACTGAATGTTGGCCAAGCGGAAACAATGGGCGTCTTGCAAGCCGTCCTGGATACACAGTTCTGGCTAACGACTCACGTGATCAGCGTTTCGCTAGGCTACGTGGCGACGATGGTGGCGGGAACTCTGGGTGCCGGCTATTTGATTTCGGGTTGGGTCGGTGCAAGCGATCGTTTTCGACGAGACTTGTACCGTGTCATCTATGGTGCCTCTTGCTTCGGCATCCTGTTCAGCTTTGTCGGCACCGTTCTAGGCGGACTTTGGGCCGACGATTCCTGGGGCCGGTTCTGGGGCTGGGACCCTAAAGAAAACGGAGCCTTGCTAATTGTAATTTGGAACGCCTTGATGCTGCACGCCCGATGGGACGGCATGGTCAAAGCCCACGGCTTTTCACTACTGGCGATCGGTGGAAACATCATCACCGCTTGGAGCTGGTTTGGGACCAATGAACTTGGTATCGGCTTACACAGCTACGGCTTTACCGAAGGCATGCTGTTCAACCTTGCCATGTTCTTTGCAGTCCAAGCAGCCTTCATTGTCGCTGGCCTGATCGTCGGTGGCAATCGGAAGACGAGCGATCCTTCGCTGGAGTGA
- a CDS encoding CinA family protein, whose translation MPATISPAAAKLIERLRAANQRIVFAESCTCGMAAAIVGGVPGASHAFGGSMVTYQAEVKQQWLNVDRATIHQFSAESQQTTDAMAIRLLEETPQADWAGAITGHLGPDAPTEKDGIVFVSLAKRGSLSPLTPVQSTFHLDQSSRIGRQIEAAERFLEWMVAQIE comes from the coding sequence GTGCCTGCAACTATTTCCCCCGCCGCAGCGAAACTAATTGAACGACTCCGTGCCGCCAATCAGCGCATCGTTTTCGCTGAAAGCTGCACTTGTGGCATGGCTGCCGCAATCGTCGGCGGCGTCCCAGGAGCCTCGCATGCTTTCGGTGGAAGCATGGTCACGTACCAGGCGGAAGTGAAACAGCAATGGCTGAACGTGGACCGCGCGACGATCCATCAGTTTTCCGCCGAAAGCCAGCAAACGACCGACGCGATGGCAATCCGGTTGCTCGAAGAGACGCCCCAGGCGGACTGGGCGGGCGCGATCACCGGTCATTTAGGCCCCGATGCCCCCACCGAAAAGGATGGAATCGTTTTTGTCTCGCTTGCCAAACGCGGCAGTTTGTCGCCTCTCACGCCAGTCCAATCCACGTTCCATCTTGACCAATCCAGCCGAATTGGGCGGCAGATCGAAGCGGCAGAGCGATTTTTGGAGTGGATGGTCGCCCAAATTGAGTAA